AGCAACTGCCAATCTCAAAATAGCACTCAATTGACTGACAATTTGTCGATGATTTTTGCCTTCTAAATTCTGGTAATTTTCGTGCTTTTTCTTCGGTGGAGATTTGCGATGATAACGTGCTAAATTAGCAATGATTTCTATCTCTGTTTCATTATAGCCTAGTAATTCAGCATTACGAATGAGATAATAGGAGTGCTTGTGGTGAGATGAATGACCGATATAATGACCGCAATTATGCAATATAGCTGCAGCCCAAAGGAGTTGCCGTTCATCTGCTCCCCAGTCGTGAAGTGTTCCTTTTGTTTGGTCAAAAATGCTTAAGGCAAAGACTGCGACTCTATCACTGTGCTCTAAATTGACGTCGTACTTATTCGCAATTCTCAGGACACTCCGCTGGCTTACTGAACCTTGGTAACGTAGACGGTCTTCAATATAACCGTGAGTAAGCATCCAGTCTACAATCACACCCTCTCTTAGGGAACGTTCGCATACTACGAGTGACTCTAGCCCCAAAACGAGCATGGCTTCCTGTAAAATCACTGCGCCTGCGAGTATAACTTCAGATCGTTTCTCTGGCATGCCGGGAATTGCAGCTCGTTCTGAGTTACTCATTTTCCGTAGGCGATTGACCCATTCCTGCAAATCTTTTAAGCTCATTTCGTAACCATTGAGCGTAGAAGGAACAGAGTCTACCTTTTCCCGTGCATGAATCATCACTAGAGTTTCAATTGTGCCGGAAGTACCTACTAAACGGGGAGATTCTCCATCCTTAAGATTTGCTTGGATCTCTTCAACAGCACGTTCTAACATCCCCCGTGCATATGCTTGTAGGTACTCAAACTCAGTGTCATGAATTGGGTCAGTGGTAATTAACTCACTGGTGAGTCTGACTGCACCAACTTTGGTACTGGTGAACGTTCGCCCTTCGTGACTATCGGCCAAAATTAATTCTGTGGAACCGCCACCGATATCTATAATAATATGGGGCTTGTCGTCAAATTCCATCCCCGATAGTACGCCCAAGTAGATTCGCCGCGCTTCTTCTTGACCAGAAATCAACTTAACGCTTAAACCGACTTCATCTTCAACTTTTTGCAAAAAATCTCTACCATTGGGGGCTTCTCGTACGGCGCTGGTTGCCACAGCAATTATTGTATCGACGTTGAGAGTTTTTGCGATCTCTTGGAAATGTCCCAAGGTGGCGATCGCCCTTTCCATGATTTGTGGTTTCAAATTCCCCGTCTTCATCTCGCGATCGCCGAGTCTGACGGTTTCTTTTTCTCTGCCGATAATGTTAAAAGATGGCAGTGTAGGTTCAATTTCCACTACTACCATGTGTAGCGAATTGGTTCCTAAGTCAATCGCAGCAATAATTCGATGTTGCTTTGCTGTTTGAGTCGGAACACTCTCCCAGTTAGCTGAAACTAAATTCACCATCTATCGTTTCTCTCTGTTAAGGATGGTAAAAGCTGGCAATCTCGACGTATCGACGAGACAATGTATTTTGTACAACAAAATTGTTTTTAAGTAGAAGCCCTGATCCATAACCAAAATGACTTCCTGGTTCTATTCCAAGTTGTGATTTATGGTTGTGACTTTATAAATATCAGATAAAGATATTCTATAGATGTAAATATGTGTGAACCAATCTATCTTTAGTCATCTTTTACTACCTATGCTAACTACGCCAAAAGATCACACCGAACCCATATGGCTTGTTATTATCCGGCTATTACGATGGCACAAACCAGAGGGACGGTTAATTTTAATGATTCCCGCTTTATGGGCTGTGTTTTTGGCAGCTGCTGGAAAACCACCCTTACCACTTGTTGGAGTGATCATCTTGGGTACTCTCGCCACAAGTGCTGCTGGATGTGTTGTCAATGATTTGTGGGATAGAGATATAGATCCACAAGTGGAAAGAACTCGCGATCGCCCTCTTGCTTCCCGTACGCTGACTGTGAAAGTTGGCATCATAGTTGCCATAGTGGCGATGGCATGTGCTGCAGTTCTTGCCTTTTATCTTAACGTACTCTCATTTTGGTTGTGTGTGGCAGCAGTTCCAGTTATTTTGCTTTATCCCGGCGCAAAGCGCGTGTTCCCTGTTCCGCAACTGGTTCTTTCTATCGCTTGGGGTTTCGGGGTTTTAATTAGCTGGAGTGCAGTGACGCATAACCTTTCACTCCCAACTTGGCTGCTTTGGGGCGCTACTGTGACGTGGACATTAGGATTTGATACAGTTTACGCCATGAGTGACAAGGAGGACGATCGACGAATTGGTGTCAATTCTAGCGCTTTGTTTTTTGGTAGTTTCGCGCCTGTTGCAATTGGCATTTTCTTTGCTAGCACTGTCTTTTTACTGAGTTGGCTAGGTTTAATTCTGCAACTGCGTCCTAGTTTTTGGATTAGTCTTTCCATTGCTAGTGTAAGTTGGATTTGGCAGCTCACACGCTTAAGCCAGAAAGATTTACCGAACTCTGCTTATGCTGAAATGTTCCGACAAAATGTGTGGATTGGTTTTATTGTCCTTGCTGGGATGATTAGTGGGAGTTTATTATAATACCAATTCAAAAAAATGTTTGCGACAGATAGAACACTAAAAGCGGTTACCAGTAAATCTTTCACAATCTAAAATCTAAAATGGTATAAATTCTGCGTGCTGTGTTCTTCTTAATAAACTGCAATGAGAAAAATCATAATTGGAGTGATGGGACCAGGAGAAAAAGCTACAGCAATTGATGTACAAAATGCCTATGAACTTGGAAAACTCATTGCAACACAGGGATGGGTTTTGCTGACTGGTGGTCGAAATGTTGGCGTTATGGATGCGGCAAGTCGGGGAGCAAAATCTGTTAATGGTTTAACTATTGGTATTCTTCCTTGCTATGATAGCCAAGGTATTTCTGAAGCAGTTGATATTACCATTTTTACTGATATGGGAAATGCTCGCAACAATATCAATGTTCTCTCTTCTCATGTGGTCATTGCTTGTGGTATGGGTGCGGGTACTGCTTCAGAGATTTGCCTAGCTTTGAAAGGCAACAAGAAAGTGATTTTGTTGAGTGTAGATGAAGAAAGTCAAAATTTCTTCCAAAAACTAGCGCCAAAAAATGTTTATGTCGTGAATGATGTGGAGAATACAATGGCATTAACTAAGCAAATTTTAAATCATACTAAGACCTGAATCCAATCACTTTTTGGCGTTGCATATTTTGGGATGATTTTATTTTCTTTGCTTACTAGAAGACTTCTTTATTGGCGCTTTTTGCTTCTTGGCGGTTCGTACTTTATCCCTTCTTTGTGCAACGCCGATTTTCTGTTGCTTTTGTTCGTACTGTTGCAAAAACTCTTGAACTTTTACAGGAATTTCCGCACTACAGTAGAAGTCTTGAGTCCCCATCAAGCGTACTACCATCGGAGAGTGGGAACGTTCGGCATATTGAATTGCTTGATCAAACAGCCCCTGATTGATGTGCGCTTGAACTATTTTTTCATACATATCAAGAGGGTTTAACAAAACCTTAGACTTTTGTGTTTTTGAAGTTACCCAACTGCTGCTAGTTTCTAAAGCTTCAATGGCAACAGCAAAACCTTGGATAGTTTCAGTCCATAATCCCATAGTAAAGGCAAAATTACCCAAGTAACGTCCAGCCATAAGACTTTCCAGAGGAAAAGTTTTGGGGGTATAAATCTCCAAGGCTAATTGGAAGGCTTTGATTGCTTCTGGAGTACGTTGCAAAGGTTTGTAAATATTCCCGAGATGATTTTGGGTTTTTGCCCAGTCATAGGGAAAGCGATCGCGTGTGTATTCTTGCAATGCTTGGTTGTAATGGTATATCGCTAATTCTAAGTTCTGTTTTCGTTTACCATGAATCCGATCACACCAGGCATTGCCAAGAAAACTTTGGGTGTTTGCCCACTCATGGGGAAAGCGATCGCGTGTGTATACACTCAATGCTTGCTGATGATAGTGTATCGCCCATTCTATATTCTCTGCTTTTTCCCCACGAATCCGCCGACAGAATGTATTTCCCAAATTATTATGGGTTATTGCCCATTCGTAGGCAAAGCGATCGCGTGTGTATATTTCTAATGCTTGGTTGTAACACTGTATTCCTAGTTCTATGTTCTCTTCAGCGTTACCATGAATACGATTACACCAGACATTGCCGAGATTTTTTTGGCTTCTTGCCCACATTTCGGGAAACAGATCGCGCTTGTATACCTGCAATGCCTGATTGCAATAATGTATCGCTAATTCCAAGTTTTCTGCCTCTTCGCCAAGAATACGTTCCCAGTAAGCAATCCCAAGATTATTTTGGATTGCTGCCCACATTTTGGGATTGCCATCATACGTAAATTGTTTTAATGCTTGCTTGTAATGGTGTATCGCTTGTTCCTGGTTTTCGGCTTTTTTTCCGCAAATACGCTCACCCAAAAGATTTCCCAAATGATTTTGCACCTTTGCCCATTGATCGGGAAAGCGATCGCGTGTGTATACTGTCAATGCTTGGTTGTAATGGTGTATCGCTAGTTCTTGGTTATCGGTTTGTTGACCACGGAGTCGTTTTGAGTAGGCAAGCCCGAGACTGTTTTGCACCTTTGCCCACGTTTCGGAACAGAGATCGCGTCGGATTTCTTGCAATGCTTGGTTATAACAGTATATCGCGAGTTCCAAGTTCTCTTCTGGGTTGCCAGAGATTCGCTCTGAGTACGCAACTCCAATATTACGTTGCGTTTTTGCCCAGTCATAAGGAAAGCGATCGCGTGTGTATTCCTCCAATGCTTGGTTGTAATAGTATATTACTTGTTCCAAATTATGAGATTTTTCCCCACGCACACGGTCAGAGAAAGCAAGCGCAAGATTAGTTTGCGTTGTTCCCCATTCATAAGGAAAGCGATCGCGTGTAAAAACTGTGGCGGCTACTTGGTAACCTACAATCGCAATTTCCATACGACCTGCTGGGTTACCTTGCTCAAACATCTGCACCAGCTTACTAAACTCAACAATAAACCCCGCAGTGTATTGTGCTAATATTTCCTTCAATTGTGGCAAGATATTCGTTGCCCAAACTTGCAACACATAAGCCAAAGTATCATTCAGCTTGTCCTGATTTGCTGCTAAATAGGGGAAAATTACTTGGGGATCACGATCTTTTTCAATTGCTTCCAATACATCAACTAAAAAAGTTTCATAAGCTTGCCAGGTGTGAGAACTTGCTTGTACTCCCAAAGAAGCAGCCAACTCATTTCTAAGATTCAACAACCAATCTGCAGTTAATTGGCGACTTTGGTTTGCCATATTTCCTGCAACTTGTTCCAAGGCTATTAGGAACCCTTCATCTATCCATTCTTTATCTTCTGCTACAATGTCCATCGCTTCCGCATGAGTGGCGCATCTTAACAGATCTGCAATTGTATTTAAATAAGTTTGGATTTTTGTTTCGTCCATATGACTTGCCAGTTGTGACTTGAGCACGTTCACTGATTTCTAATTTTATTGTGCAAAAATCAACTAGGCATTGTTATGTCACTCAAGAAATAACTTTTAACGCGAAAACCTGGTCAGCGGGACCAGGTTTTATCTAAAAAATTTCGTAGTGCTCAAATTGGTTTTATCGTGAGGAAATACAAAGGTTTTACAATAGTGGTGGACAATAACACTAACAAACTCAGCATAAAAAACGTTTTTCCGCTTTGGGATTTGGCTTCGCCTTTCAACACAGGCGCTGTGCCACTCATCATCATACTTATGCTGATATTTGCTTGGGCTGATGACGGAAGGACACCGGGTCAATTGCCCTTTTCAGTTTGGTTGTGCCTTGTTTGGTGTCCTATTTATTAAGTTACCACCCGATTATGGAATTGCCTGCAGTTGTTTACTGAACTTAACAACTGGAGTTTAGCTTCTTCGCCGAAGGCTATAAGCAACCCAAAAATCTGCTTGTGAGGGTTATACCATGTCCTGATAAACAGTTGTCATTGCGTTCGCGTAGCGTGCGCCCTTGGCGCATACTACGCGATAGCGAAGTGAAGCAATCTCAAACACTTGCGATTGCTGAGTCCCAAGGGGACACGCTGCGCGTTCGCTCGATTCGTGCGCTTTGCGCTTACGTTTCACTGAGTCCCAAGGGGACACGCTGCGCGTTCGCTCGATTCGTGCGCTTTGCGCTTACGTTCCACTCGCAATGACATATCGTAAGTAATTAGCAGGACATGATATTACTAGATCGTGAAAAACAAGATCCCCGACTCCTTTTAAAGGAGTCGGGGATCTGTGTCTCTCAATTTATGCGCTACGCGCAGGCACTTTCACACAAATCAAATAGGATTACTATAGAACTGCTCAATAACAGGACAGAGGCGCAAAGTATCGCGCCCTCTACATCGGAATTACCAATTTCACATAAGTTTGGTATAGTCTAAATGGTCGGTCACAATCCGCCCAATAACATCTATTTGGTTCAAATCTTCAGTCGAAAGTTGAACAGAGCTGGCTTGGGCGTTTGCGGTTGCTTGTTCGGGATAACGCACACCGGCGATCGCATGACTCTGTGGTTGAGCAATTAACCATGCTAGTGCTAACTGGGCAAGTGTACAGTTGTGACGTTCTGCAATTGGGCGCAATTTTTCCAAAGCTTGTTGAGCGCGTTCAAAATTTTCTCCCTGAAATAGCTTATTGTTGGCGCGGTTATCTTGTTGGTCAAATTTGTGACCAGCTTCAAATTTTCCTGTTAACAATCCTTGAGCTAGAGGTGAATAAGCAATAATCGCAATCTTATGTTCGATGCAATAAGGCATTGCATCTTTTTCGACATACCGCCAGAATAAAGAATAATGAGGCTGCAAGCTATCAATGCGTCCGTATTGAGATGCTTCTTCCAACTGGGTTTTGGAAAAATTGGAAACACCAATAGCCCGAATTTTCCCTTGCTTTTTCAGGTGGTTAAGAGCGTTCATTGTCTCCTCAATCGGAACAACTTCAGAATTGAACGAACCAGCGGGGCAATGAATTTGATATAAGTCTATGTAGTCAGTTCTGAGGTTTTTCAAGGAATGATTACAAGACTCAATCACCTGGTTGTACTTGAGATGGTTAGCAAAAACTTTCGTGGCATACTCCACTTGATCTCGAACATCAGATAAAGCTTGAGCAACAATTCTTTCTGAATGTCCGTCACCATAAACCTCAGCAGTATCAACTGTTGTGATACCAGCTTCAAATGCTGCCCGTATTGCTTTAATCGAGTTAGTGTCCTCAACTCCCACCCACATTTTTTTACCAGCTTGCCAAGTCCCCGTGAGAATAGGCGTAATTTTAACATCCGATGTACCCAGCGTTCGCTTTTCCATAATGATTCCTTATCTATTTTTTAATTCATTTGTTGCAGACAGCCACATAGTGTATCGATCTTGGCGTCAAAATAAATCAGAGTAATAGTAGATGCTTACGGAAGAATTGATTATGACGAATCATGCACTCAAAGAATGGGCAGTTGCTATCAATGCCTTAGAAACAAGCAAAACAATTATGCTCCTCCGCAAAGGTGGTATCCATGAACGTCATGGACGCTTTGAGGTTAACCACAAGCAGATTTTGCTTTACCCAACTTTTGAGCATCAACAGCCTTTCTTGCTCAAACCCGAGTATGCTAATTTGGTAATTCCGGTGACATCTGGTTGGCATCCAGAAACAGTTCATATCAACAGTTGGGCTGAAATTACAGATATTTTTCCAGTGAGTGAGGAATCAGTCGTTAATGCTCTGCTTCCATTCCATATTTGGAATGAGTACTTTATTAGCGATCGCCTCAAATGGAAACCGCGTCAGCCATTATATATTCTCCTGCTGCGGACTTACAAACTCCCCCAAGAGCAAGAAATTCCCTATTGCACCAAGTATGGTGGCTGTAAGTCATGGATTGACTTGGATGGATCCATTTCGTTACAAGGATCACAACCAATCTTGTCTGATTCGATATATGCCCAGTTAGTTGGCCAAATTCGCGATATTGTCAGCGACGAATTATATGCTCCATCCATATAATAACGTAGGACTTACGCACTTTAGAAATAAATTATTGTGTGCGTAACGATTAGCATGACTAGTTCCGTGCGGTTTTACAATAGTCAGATGACCACAAAAATTTCCCATTTCGATCTCAAAAGTGCATAAGTTGATTTTGCTTGCATCTAATTAAAGAAGAAGGGAAAGCTAATAGCATTATGCATATAATCATATTTTTGTCAATTCGTAAGTCCTATAACGAATAGCTATCAAAAAAAGTACTCAAAAATACATCAATTTTTGTGAGCCATAGGATAGCATTGGCTAAACGCAAAAGATGACTGCGTTTCTTTTCATAGCCTTTCGTCTGTAAAGCGTCTACGTCTTACATTCACTTTGAATTGTGTGATTCGTCTTGAGGTTAACCGCTGTGAACAATACAGAAAGTACCCCAAAAGGGCGATGTAGATATTGACAGATGTCTGTAAGTATGCTTGTAAGCTAACTAAAATAAATCAGGAGTTTGCCATGCATGGAAGAATGTGCTGGTTGTCAAAATTTGGCGACAGTGAAGAAAAAATTTTGCATTTGCAGACAGGACCAAATGAACCTTGGCGTCCTTACACAGCCTTTGGGCAATTAGCAGTCCCAGATTACAAAATACCAGGCGGTTCTAAAGGTTGGGCGACTTTCCAAAAATTGTTAAAAGCAGGTTGGACTTTGATACCAACTGCAAGAGCAAACGAGTTCTCGTCCTCAAGGACTTCAGTGGAGTCATGAATCAAGACAGAACATACGAAAGTTTTTCGCTTTTTACAAACCCCTAGGCGAACTTTCACCACGGGGATCAGCTGCGCCTTCTAAAGTTGCATCTGGTGTTACGACAATCGAATTAACATTACCCCAAGGCTTAGTTTGTTTAATTCTGTGTCCCTGACGCTGCAACTCGGCAAGAGTTAGAGCTTTCAAACCCATAGGTTGGACTCTTAGTTGATCACGTAACCACTGATGATGTATACGGGGTGCAGAAACAGCCGTGCCAGAATGCATCTTGTATTCTAGTACATTCAAGAGCTTGTCCTAAGTAGACAATAACCTAAACAAGCTTAGTCAACTACCGACAACTATCCCTCAAATTCTTCTATCAATTCATCAACAAGCTTTCTTAGCCGTTCCTTCCAGTCAGGGATGGCTTTTAATTTGTCTCTGACACCCTTTTGGACATTAAAACACACCGGCGTCTTATCAAAAGGCTCATTATTTAAAGGTTGTGCACCTAATTTATGATTTTTCTGGAAAGGCATTGCTATCGAGTGTATATATTACTATACTTATATATAGCACAAACGTATTGAGGTGACGCATTGGGACAAAGAAATAAGGCTTGCCTTATTACAACGAATACTCGTGGGTGCTGACAAATTAACAGACCATAGCAAGCCTTATTTCTCCAGTCATTCCCCCGGTGAACAATGCTTTTATCCATCAAAACTAAGTTGAAACTGACAAGCGAGCAAAAAACCATAATGGCAAAGCATGCAGGTATTGCAAGATTTACCTTTAATTGGGGTTTAGCTACTTGGAAAAATTTATATGATCATGGATTCAAGCCAAATAAATTCCTCCTTAAGAAGTTCTTTAATAATGAGGTAAAAACTCAACTGGAGTGGATTAAGGAGAAAGGAATTTGTCAAAAGATTACTCAATACGCCTTTGACCAATTAGGTGACGCGTATGCCCGATTTTTTAAAGGTAACGCATTGGGACAAAAAAATAAGCCAAGCCCTAATAACAACACGATAAATCGTGATGCTTCGAGATCAACCCAAGAGGGCTTGGCTTATTTTTCCAGTCAGAACCCCGGTAGGGGCGACTACCCCAGGTCAAAGAAGAAAGGCATCAACGACTCTTTCACTGTTGACAATGGTGGAAAACCTATCCCTGTTGCTGGTGTACGAGTTAAGCTGCCTACCATTGGATGGGTTAAAACTTATGAAGGACTGCCCCATACAACAACCACCAAGCTAACAATATCTCGGATAGCTGGTGACTGGTACATCGATGAGCGCTTATGAGGTTGAAACCGAGCCTACGCCTAAATCCGTCTATGTTGTAGGTGTGGATTTGGGAATAAAGGAACTAGCTACGCTTAGCACTGGTGTTACGTTTCCAAACCCAAAAGCCTACAAAAAGAACATCCAGAAACTAAAACGGTTGTCTAAAGCTCATTCTCGGAAAAAGAAAGGCAGTAACAACCGTTATAAGTCAAAAATCAAATTAGCGAAACATCATAACCGAGTTTCTAACATTCGCAAAGATTCGCTTCATAAAGTTACTCACCACTTATGCAAAAACCACGCGCTTGTAGTGGTAGACGACTTAAATGTTAGCGGGATGATGTCAAATCATAAGCTTGCCCAATCTATCGCTGATTGCGGGTTTTATGAATTCAAGCGACAACTTGAATATAAAACCAAGAAGTTTGGAAGTAAGTTAATTGTTGCGGATAGATGGTATCCATCTTCTAAAACCTGTAGTAATTGTGGTTGCAAAAAAGAAACACTCACCTTGAAGGAAAGAGTGTTTGAATCTGGTGAGCAGCGCCTTGCGGTGAATCCAGCGCTGCCAAGAGTTGTGCCTTGCGGTGAATCCAGCGCTGCAGGCGGGTTTCCCGCCGTAGGCGACTGGTGAACCCGGAGGGAGCCAGTACTTGATGAGGGTTTCCCGACAGAGGTATCTGGTGAGACCAGCGCTGCAGGAGGGTCTCCCTCCGTAGGCGACTGGCGAACCCGAAGGGCGTCGGGTTAAGCGCGTTGTGGCAACTAGCCCCGATAGGCGTAGCCGTGCCGCAGGCATAGGGGGCGCTAAGCAAGCGCTGCAGGCGGGTTTCCCGCCGTAGGCGACTGGTGAACCCGGAGGGAGCCAGTACTTGATGAGGGTTTCCCGACAGAGGTATCTGGTGAGACCAGCGCTGCAGGAGGGTCTCCCTCCGTAGGCGACTGGCGAACCCGAAGGGCGTCGGGTTAAGCGCGTTGTGGCAACTAGCCCCGGGGGCTGGCTCCACAACGCGCTTAACCCGACGCCCTTCGGGTTCGCCAGTCGCCTACGGAGGGAGACCCTCCTGCAGCGCTGGTCTCACCAGATACCTCTGTCGGGAAACCCTCATCAAGGACTGGCTCCCTCCGGGTTCACCAGTCGCCTACGGCGGGAAACCCGCTCCGTTTGCGTAGCGCCCCCTATGCCTGCGGCACGGCTACGGCGTAGCCGTGCCGCAGGCATAGGGGGCGCTACGCAAACGGAGGCGGGTTTCCCGCCGTAGGCGACTGGTGAACCCGGAGGGAGCCAGTACTTGATGAGGGTTTCCCGACAGAGGTATCTGGTGAGACCAGCGCTGCAGGAGGGTCTCCCTCCGTAGGCGACTGGCGAACCCGAAGGGCGTCGGGTTAAGCGCGTTGTGGCAACTAGCCCCGATGCCCAGAGCAGCGCCTTGCGGAGCCAGTCCTGCAGGAGGGTTTCCCGACAGAGGGATCTGGCGTTGGGGTTCCCCCCGTTGTGGCGACTGGCTGTCGGGTTCCCCCCGAGCCAGGGGACTGGCGTGCAACTAGCCCCGATAGGCGTAGCCGTGCCGCAGGCATAGGGGGCGCTACGCAAACGGAGCGGGTTTCCCGCCGTAGGCGACTGGTGAACCCGGAGGGAGCCAGTCCTTGATGAGGGTTTCCCGACAGAGGGATCTGGTGTTGGGGTTCCCCCAAAGTCTGTCGGGGGAAGCAACCCAAGCGACGAGCTTTGACCGTTGTGGCGACTGCGAACCCGCAGGGTCATTGTGGTTTTGTCATTGACCGTGATCTAAACGCAGCTATTAATTTGAGCCACTGCGTTGCCGGTGAGAAGTGCCTTGCGCGGGTTAAGCGCGTTGTGGCAACTTCGGAGGTTCCCCCGGTTGTAGCAAGTGGCGTATCGCGCAGGGCTTTGGCGTGAATGCTTTCTGAGGGCTAACCGCTCCCATGCTCCCTATGAAGAAAGAAATAAATGTCTAGACTTGTCTAGGTTTTATGTAGCAGAACTTGCAACACTTGTGTGATAATGGTTCCTCCGCCAGGGGCACCCACTGCCATACGAAGGCGACCATTTTCAGTGACAATAGTGGGAGTCATACTAGATAGAGGCGTTTTACGCGGTGCGATTGCATTCGCTTTTGCTCCCACAAGTCCAAACACATTCAGGACTCCAGGTGCAGCGGCTAAATCATCTATCTCGTCATTCATTAGAATACCAGTTTTTGGTACCACAACTCCAGAACCAAAACCATAGTTAACTGTGAAAGTTAAGCTAACAGCATTGCGCTGTTCATCTACAACAGTTGGGTGGGTGGTTTCAGGTGACTCATATCGAGTCGCGTAGAACCCCACTCCTAACTTTTCCTTGCGTGCGACTAGAGTCCGGCTATTTCTGACTCTGTGCTTGCCCAGACTGTGTTGCGGGATCAGATGCTGCGTATTTAGAAGAACGCCTAAAAGACCCGAAGAACTCATATAGTTTTCAGACATCCTCTTAGAGAGGTTTTGTCGAAACTTTAATTATTTATTGAGATTGACAATTGTAACTTAAACAGATTAACTCTTTCGGGAATTCTGATCTATTAAAAAGTTTATTTTTTCTTTAGCATTTTTTGTACGTATCTGCTATACCTTATGAAGTCATCATTCGTTAACGTTGTTTTAGAGACAACTTGAGATAGACTTCAGTATAAAGAAAAAAACAACTTGTCGATTTGTTGACTTATAATGATTGCCTGCCTTTTCATAAAGCAACAACTCTGGTTTAAAAGCAGGGTTGTTTTTTGTGTTCCAAATCACTAGGCAATTGATTAACAGATGGTAGAGAATACAAAACTGTGCGGGTTGTTGAAAAGGAAATAACCCTGATTTGAAATAGACCAAGTGTTTGAAGTTTTTGAAATTTGGAGAAAAAACTTATGGGTTGGTTACAACGACTTTTTGGCTTGGAAAAGCCTGCAGATGCTCAAGTAGATCCTGAGCCAGCAACATCAGATGACACAGGTGGTGAAGAAAGCATTGCTCCAGAGCGATTGGGGTTAAACGGAGAATATGACCAGAGTGGTCTGGCAAAGCGGGTTGCTCTAGCATTTGATGAAGACGGCTCTTTTGATGATATTGACTCCTTGTACGTAGCACAAACCGGCGGTACAGTTGTTCTCAAAGGGTCAGTTCCCAGTCAAGATATTCTCGACCAATTGGTACAAGTTGCTCAGGGTGTAACTGGTGCAACAGACGTACAAACTGATCAAGTTAGTGTTGGTTAAATAGGGTTTAACTTCTACATTTCGGCAAAAAGAACAAGCTATGAAACATCCGTTGCAACATCGATGGATAATGTCCATCGCATTGTTGACTATCTTAGTCCTT
This portion of the Brasilonema sennae CENA114 genome encodes:
- a CDS encoding helix-turn-helix domain-containing protein translates to MLLSIKTKLKLTSEQKTIMAKHAGIARFTFNWGLATWKNLYDHGFKPNKFLLKKFFNNEVKTQLEWIKEKGICQKITQYAFDQLGDAYARFFKGNALGQKNKPSPNNNTINRDASRSTQEGLAYFSSQNPGRGDYPRSKKKGINDSFTVDNGGKPIPVAGVRVKLPTIGWVKTYEGLPHTTTTKLTISRIAGDWYIDERL
- a CDS encoding BON domain-containing protein, producing the protein MGWLQRLFGLEKPADAQVDPEPATSDDTGGEESIAPERLGLNGEYDQSGLAKRVALAFDEDGSFDDIDSLYVAQTGGTVVLKGSVPSQDILDQLVQVAQGVTGATDVQTDQVSVG